The Streptomyces pactum genome contains a region encoding:
- a CDS encoding iron chaperone, which translates to MSSTDKNTYEGFTAEERAAMKDHAKEQKAAARRASQADKAALAEQDVLAKIADMQDTDRVIAERVHKIVLASAPDLAPKLWYGMPAYALNGKLVCFFQSAAKFKARYATLGFSDNANLDDGTMWPTNFALTQITPETEERITTLVKQATS; encoded by the coding sequence ATGAGCAGCACCGACAAGAACACGTACGAAGGATTCACGGCCGAAGAACGCGCCGCGATGAAAGACCACGCCAAGGAACAAAAGGCAGCCGCACGGCGCGCCTCACAAGCGGACAAGGCCGCACTGGCGGAACAGGACGTCCTCGCCAAGATCGCCGACATGCAGGACACCGACCGGGTGATCGCCGAACGCGTCCACAAGATCGTCCTCGCCAGCGCCCCCGACCTCGCACCCAAACTCTGGTACGGCATGCCCGCCTACGCACTGAACGGCAAACTCGTCTGCTTCTTCCAGAGCGCCGCAAAATTCAAGGCACGCTACGCCACCCTCGGATTCAGCGACAACGCCAACCTCGACGACGGCACCATGTGGCCCACCAACTTCGCGCTCACCCAGATCACACCCGAAACCGAAGAACGCATCACCACACTCGTCAAACAAGCCACGAGCTGA
- a CDS encoding ScbA/BarX family gamma-butyrolactone biosynthesis protein has translation MTASTFRFEGPSIEQAPAGTALPASRAALRHGPLTTTVPRELVHRAAVAEVMLTDWKRLDDTHFAMAAQWPRSHSFFTPVGVHHDPLIAAETIRQIGALLAHAEFGVPFGHQFLMEELTLTVRPEQVRTGRAPAALDLDVTCTEVRTRGRRLSGLRYETTILREGRPAATGQISFTALAPAVYRRLRPEHVFSAGHRPIPLTAPVAPQSVGRLSPADVVLSPTGDPDRWQLRVDTRHPVLFDHQVDHVPGMVLLEAARQAATAVLHRPSLLPAGLTCAFTKYAELDLPCLIDALHLPRTAPGDPDTVLVTGHQDGHPVFSATVTAAPQD, from the coding sequence ATGACCGCGAGCACGTTCCGGTTCGAAGGTCCGTCGATCGAGCAGGCGCCGGCGGGAACCGCCCTGCCGGCCTCCCGGGCAGCGCTGCGTCACGGGCCTTTGACCACGACGGTCCCCAGGGAACTGGTGCACCGCGCAGCCGTCGCCGAGGTCATGCTCACCGACTGGAAGCGCCTGGACGACACCCACTTCGCGATGGCCGCGCAGTGGCCGCGCAGCCACAGCTTCTTCACCCCCGTGGGAGTCCACCACGACCCGCTGATCGCCGCTGAAACGATCCGTCAGATCGGTGCCCTGCTCGCCCACGCCGAGTTCGGCGTCCCCTTCGGCCACCAGTTCCTGATGGAGGAACTCACCCTCACGGTCCGTCCCGAGCAGGTGCGGACCGGCCGGGCACCCGCCGCGCTGGACCTCGACGTCACCTGCACGGAGGTCAGGACACGCGGCCGCCGGCTGTCCGGCCTGCGGTACGAGACGACGATCCTGCGCGAGGGACGGCCCGCCGCGACGGGACAGATCTCCTTCACCGCCCTCGCTCCCGCCGTCTACCGCCGGCTGCGTCCAGAGCACGTCTTCAGCGCCGGACACCGTCCGATCCCCCTGACGGCTCCGGTGGCGCCGCAGAGCGTGGGACGCCTCTCACCCGCCGACGTGGTGCTCTCCCCCACCGGCGACCCGGACCGCTGGCAACTGCGAGTGGACACCCGGCACCCGGTCCTCTTCGACCACCAGGTCGACCACGTTCCGGGCATGGTGCTGCTCGAGGCCGCCCGCCAGGCAGCGACCGCGGTCCTGCACAGACCCTCCCTCCTGCCGGCCGGCCTCACATGCGCGTTCACGAAATACGCGGAGCTGGACCTGCCCTGTCTGATCGACGCCCTGCACCTGCCCCGCACCGCCCCCGGCGACCCGGACACAGTCCTGGTCACCGGCCACCAGGACGGCCACCCCGTGTTCAGCGCGACCGTGACCGCCGCCCCACAGGACTGA
- a CDS encoding ScbR family autoregulator-binding transcription factor, protein MVKQDRAIRTRRNILEAAAKIFEERGYQAATIAEILSTAGVTKGALYFHFESKEQLAQGVLHEQDQRFVIPDRACKVQELADVVLLHAYRLQSDPMVRAGVRLTMDQHAEGLDRSGPFLRWSTVCRQLLEQAQAQGELLPHVIPSVTADIMVSTFAGVQSMSQTTTDYQNLRFQTSALLRHLLPSIAVPSVLASLDLTESRGETVHEEIRHQLQPQPATAVR, encoded by the coding sequence GTGGTGAAACAAGACCGTGCCATCCGCACACGAAGGAACATCCTCGAAGCAGCGGCAAAGATCTTCGAGGAACGCGGCTACCAGGCCGCCACCATCGCCGAAATCCTCAGCACCGCAGGCGTGACCAAGGGAGCGCTGTACTTCCACTTCGAATCGAAGGAACAGCTCGCCCAGGGCGTCCTGCACGAACAGGACCAGCGGTTCGTCATCCCCGACCGCGCCTGCAAGGTCCAGGAACTCGCCGACGTCGTCCTGCTGCACGCCTACCGCCTGCAGTCCGACCCGATGGTACGGGCAGGCGTGCGGCTGACCATGGACCAGCACGCCGAAGGCCTCGACCGCAGCGGCCCCTTCCTGCGCTGGAGCACCGTATGCCGGCAACTGCTGGAACAAGCACAAGCCCAGGGCGAACTACTGCCCCACGTCATACCATCCGTCACCGCCGACATCATGGTCAGCACATTCGCGGGCGTCCAGTCCATGTCCCAGACCACCACCGACTACCAGAACCTGCGCTTCCAGACCTCCGCACTGCTGCGCCACCTCCTCCCCAGCATCGCCGTGCCATCCGTACTCGCCTCCCTGGACCTGACCGAATCACGCGGCGAAACCGTCCACGAGGAAATCCGGCACCAACTCCAGCCCCAGCCGGCAACCGCCGTCAGATAA
- a CDS encoding acyl-CoA carboxylase subunit epsilon, with protein MGEPGVMGPALRIERGRADADELAALTVVLCSVVAGRAADGAPEPPAPAPAPAPWRRADRTGSAYRSPYCWR; from the coding sequence ATGGGTGAACCCGGCGTCATGGGGCCCGCGTTGCGCATAGAACGCGGCCGGGCCGACGCGGACGAACTGGCCGCGCTGACCGTCGTGCTGTGCTCGGTTGTGGCCGGGCGGGCGGCGGACGGCGCACCGGAGCCCCCCGCCCCCGCCCCTGCGCCTGCGCCGTGGCGGCGGGCGGACCGGACCGGCTCGGCCTACCGCTCGCCGTACTGCTGGCGGTAA
- a CDS encoding ScbR family autoregulator-binding transcription factor — translation MVKQERARRTREALIKSAATVFDRDGFSVASLTAISSLAGVSNGALHFHFASKAALADSVEEAAAQRLERIVTAPEGAAGNALQMLVDTSHELARRLTEDVVLRAGFELSRDQVRRRGPGLYRQWHRWVEGALKRAAGEGVLNQVTPEDAAASVVAATTGFEVLGPQDPQWLSHQTVTRFWQLLLPRLAEASALGGLVAAGSRPR, via the coding sequence ATGGTCAAACAGGAGCGAGCGCGGCGTACCCGCGAGGCGCTGATCAAGTCGGCCGCCACGGTCTTCGACCGCGACGGCTTCAGCGTGGCCTCTCTCACGGCGATCAGCTCGCTGGCCGGAGTGAGCAACGGCGCGCTCCACTTCCACTTCGCGAGCAAGGCGGCTCTGGCCGACTCGGTGGAAGAGGCCGCGGCGCAGCGGCTGGAGCGCATCGTCACGGCCCCGGAGGGCGCGGCCGGCAACGCCCTGCAGATGCTGGTGGACACCTCGCACGAGCTGGCCCGCCGGCTCACCGAGGACGTGGTGCTGCGCGCCGGGTTCGAGCTGAGCCGGGACCAGGTCCGCCGAAGGGGGCCCGGCCTGTACCGCCAGTGGCACCGGTGGGTCGAGGGGGCGCTGAAGCGCGCCGCCGGCGAGGGCGTGCTCAACCAGGTCACGCCCGAGGACGCGGCGGCCTCCGTGGTGGCGGCGACCACCGGCTTCGAGGTGCTGGGCCCGCAGGACCCGCAATGGCTCTCGCACCAGACGGTCACCAGGTTCTGGCAACTGCTGCTGCCGCGGCTGGCCGAGGCCTCCGCCCTCGGCGGTCTCGTGGCGGCCGGCAGCCGCCCCCGGTGA
- a CDS encoding FAD-dependent monooxygenase, which produces MGRCLDADVVVVGGGPVGLLVAAELGERGVRTVVLEAGVCVSRGPRARVLHARAVQGLARRGYVGELGRWVDAGGTGVEVGFRFGGVEGLSIVAPVSEPGPVLRCPQAELECVFEGRARGVGVRVLRGVRVSGVVQDGRGVRVVGWGAGGRRVECRAGFLVAADGGRGTVGGLVGVVSESFGATASGLSAVVGREVVRDLPAGWHRTPRGWIVAHEIAGVGLHVKTLDCSGPHPGRQVPPSVGELRGEVARIAGREIELGRVRWLSRFSDFSRLACSFRWGRVFLVGDAAHLCFPVGAQGLSVGVQDALNLGWKLALAVRGRAGVGLLDSYDLERRPAARRVIGSTRVQLALMRPGCGAESLRAVFAGLVAADGGSRFLSDLVSGQDTVLPGRTRRPSVWEGRFLQNVGLGVGGGCVDVIGLLRPGRPLLLLLGAGGGRYARGARGWADVVRVVRAGPVAEVGCEALLVRPDGYIAWAAAPGGDCLEDALALYFGGRLRGPGSGGRVRLR; this is translated from the coding sequence ATGGGGCGTTGTCTGGATGCGGATGTGGTGGTGGTAGGGGGTGGGCCGGTGGGTCTGTTGGTGGCGGCGGAGTTGGGGGAGCGGGGGGTGCGGACGGTGGTGTTGGAGGCGGGGGTGTGTGTGTCGCGGGGGCCGAGGGCGCGGGTGTTGCATGCGCGGGCGGTGCAGGGGCTGGCGAGGCGGGGGTATGTCGGTGAGTTGGGGCGGTGGGTGGATGCGGGTGGGACGGGGGTGGAGGTGGGGTTTCGGTTCGGTGGGGTGGAGGGGTTGTCGATTGTTGCGCCGGTTTCGGAGCCGGGTCCTGTGTTGAGGTGTCCGCAGGCGGAGTTGGAGTGTGTGTTTGAGGGGCGGGCGCGGGGTGTGGGGGTGCGGGTGTTGCGTGGGGTGCGGGTGAGTGGGGTGGTGCAGGACGGGCGTGGGGTGCGGGTGGTGGGGTGGGGGGCTGGGGGGCGGCGGGTTGAGTGTCGGGCTGGGTTTTTGGTGGCGGCGGACGGGGGGCGTGGCACGGTGGGTGGGTTGGTGGGGGTGGTGTCGGAGAGTTTCGGGGCTACGGCGTCCGGGTTGTCGGCGGTGGTGGGGCGGGAGGTGGTGCGGGATCTGCCGGCGGGCTGGCACCGTACGCCGCGTGGGTGGATCGTGGCGCACGAGATTGCGGGGGTGGGTCTGCATGTGAAGACGCTTGACTGTTCGGGCCCGCATCCTGGTCGTCAGGTGCCGCCGTCGGTGGGGGAGTTGCGTGGTGAGGTTGCTCGGATCGCGGGGCGGGAGATCGAGTTGGGGCGGGTGCGGTGGCTCAGTCGGTTCAGTGATTTTTCGCGGCTGGCTTGTTCGTTTCGGTGGGGGAGGGTTTTTCTGGTGGGGGATGCGGCGCACTTGTGTTTCCCGGTGGGTGCGCAGGGGTTGAGTGTGGGGGTGCAGGATGCGTTGAATTTGGGGTGGAAGTTGGCGTTGGCGGTGCGGGGTCGGGCGGGTGTGGGGTTGCTCGACAGTTATGACCTGGAGCGGCGTCCGGCTGCTCGGCGGGTGATTGGCAGTACGCGGGTGCAGCTTGCGTTGATGCGTCCGGGGTGTGGGGCGGAGTCGTTGCGTGCTGTGTTCGCCGGTCTGGTGGCGGCTGATGGGGGGAGTCGTTTTCTCAGTGATCTGGTCAGTGGTCAGGACACGGTTCTTCCGGGGCGTACCCGGCGGCCTTCGGTGTGGGAGGGGAGGTTTTTGCAGAATGTGGGGCTGGGGGTGGGTGGGGGGTGTGTTGATGTGATCGGGTTGCTGCGGCCGGGTAGGCCGTTGCTGCTGTTGCTGGGTGCGGGGGGCGGCCGGTATGCGCGGGGGGCGCGTGGGTGGGCGGATGTGGTGAGGGTGGTTCGGGCGGGGCCGGTTGCGGAGGTTGGGTGTGAGGCTCTGCTGGTGCGGCCGGACGGTTATATTGCCTGGGCTGCCGCTCCGGGTGGGGACTGTCTTGAGGATGCGTTGGCGCTGTATTTCGGCGGGCGGCTGCGGGGTCCGGGGTCTGGAGGGCGGGTGCGGCTGCGGTGA
- a CDS encoding AfsR/SARP family transcriptional regulator: MDIEVLGALSVREHGTSITPTAPKPRQVLALLALQADRVVQVSSLIEELWDDEPPRSARTTLQTYVLQLRELIGEALAKSGEEDVTAKDILVTLPGGYRLDTRGGRVDFREFEQQAGAGYRAMDAEDFTSAARRLREALSLWTGSALADVTAGSRIGLEVKRLEETRLCALDQRIEADLRLGRHRELLSELTVLVNRHQMHESLHGQFMVALHRSGRRGEALSVYQRLRTTLVRELGLEPSAMMSRLQRSILTAAPETAGTRSPEATGRTVARVG; encoded by the coding sequence GTGGACATCGAAGTTCTGGGCGCCCTGTCAGTACGCGAGCACGGCACCTCGATCACACCGACGGCCCCGAAGCCGCGGCAGGTGCTGGCACTGCTCGCGCTGCAGGCCGACCGCGTGGTCCAGGTCTCTTCCCTGATCGAGGAGTTGTGGGACGACGAGCCGCCGCGCAGTGCACGCACCACCCTGCAGACCTACGTGCTCCAGTTGCGGGAGCTCATCGGCGAGGCGCTGGCCAAGTCCGGCGAGGAAGACGTCACCGCCAAGGACATCCTGGTCACCCTCCCCGGCGGCTACCGCCTGGACACCCGGGGCGGCCGGGTCGATTTCCGTGAGTTCGAGCAGCAGGCCGGAGCGGGCTACCGGGCCATGGACGCCGAGGACTTCACCAGCGCCGCACGGCGGCTGCGGGAGGCGCTGTCGCTGTGGACCGGCTCCGCGCTCGCCGACGTGACCGCCGGCAGCCGCATCGGCCTCGAGGTCAAGCGCCTGGAGGAGACCCGGCTGTGCGCGCTGGACCAGCGCATCGAGGCCGATCTGCGGCTCGGCCGCCACCGCGAGCTGCTGTCCGAACTGACCGTCCTCGTCAACCGGCACCAGATGCACGAGAGCCTGCACGGCCAGTTCATGGTGGCCCTGCACCGCTCCGGCCGGCGCGGCGAGGCGCTCAGCGTCTACCAGCGGCTGCGCACCACCCTCGTACGCGAGCTGGGCCTGGAGCCGTCGGCGATGATGAGCCGGCTGCAGCGCTCCATCCTGACGGCCGCCCCGGAGACCGCCGGGACCCGCAGCCCGGAGGCCACCGGCCGGACCGTGGCCCGGGTGGGCTGA
- a CDS encoding TetR family transcriptional regulator — MSQSRDSGQTAAPTAGGDTTRERILAAAMEEFAGHGIAGARVDRIAKLAKTSKERVYAYFRSKDALYAAVAAREYVVIAEATQMDPSDLPGYAGRLFDYFVARPDHHRLITWGRLELQGTTAGADDPDQAVIARKIDQLRQVQQAGQLDPAWDPADVLALVNQIAMTWASQPELSKAAAAHAADPTTAARRAAVVTAVEQLFPRAV; from the coding sequence ATGTCCCAGTCCCGCGACTCCGGCCAGACCGCAGCGCCCACCGCCGGCGGCGACACCACGCGCGAGCGCATCCTTGCCGCTGCCATGGAGGAGTTCGCCGGCCACGGCATCGCCGGCGCCCGCGTGGACCGCATCGCCAAGCTCGCCAAGACCAGCAAAGAACGCGTCTACGCCTACTTCCGTAGCAAAGACGCGCTTTATGCCGCTGTTGCTGCACGGGAGTATGTCGTCATCGCCGAGGCCACCCAGATGGACCCGTCCGACCTCCCTGGCTACGCGGGCCGCCTGTTCGACTACTTCGTCGCCCGTCCAGACCACCACCGCCTGATCACCTGGGGCCGCCTCGAACTGCAGGGCACCACAGCCGGTGCCGACGATCCCGACCAGGCAGTGATCGCCCGCAAAATCGACCAGCTCCGCCAGGTGCAGCAGGCTGGACAGCTCGACCCCGCCTGGGACCCGGCCGACGTCCTCGCCCTGGTCAACCAGATCGCCATGACCTGGGCGTCGCAACCCGAACTCAGCAAGGCCGCCGCCGCACACGCCGCGGACCCCACCACCGCCGCCCGCCGTGCCGCGGTGGTGACCGCCGTCGAGCAGCTATTCCCCCGAGCGGTCTGA
- a CDS encoding IS5 family transposase (programmed frameshift) → MLSGLVPDELWALFRRVVPPAEVKRPQGGGRRRSGDREALAAIIFVATSGCTWRQLPPVFGPAWQTVYRRFAQWSRDPVWARPYRVVLDELGARGELAWSRCAIDSVSIRAVKGGLLTGPNPTDRGKSGTNIHLLTDRNGLPLSLGISGANMHDSQALEPLVRGIPPIRSRRGPRRRLPAKLHADKDYDYKHLRRWLRSRGIPHRIARKGIEPSQRLGRHRWVVERTVSWLGGCRRLHRRYERKPEHFLAFVGIAAALICHRRLTT, encoded by the exons CTGTTGAGCGGTTTGGTACCGGACGAGTTGTGGGCTCTGTTCCGGCGGGTGGTGCCGCCCGCCGAGGTGAAGCGTCCACAGGGCGGGGGTCGGCGTCGATCCGGTGACCGCGAGGCACTGGCCGCGATCATCTTCGTCGCGACCTCCGGCTGTACGTGGCGGCAGCTCCCGCCGGTGTTCGGTCCGGCCTGGCAGACGGTGTACAGGAGGTTCGCACAGTGGAGTCGGGACCCGGTCTGGGCCCGGCCCTACCGCGTGGTCCTGGATGAACTCGGTGCTCGGGGTGAGCTGGCCTGGTCGCGGTGCGCGATCGATTCGGTCAGCATCCGTGCAGTAAAAGGGGGAT TGCTGACGGGACCGAACCCGACCGATCGTGGCAAGTCAGGAACGAACATTCACCTGCTCACCGACCGGAACGGACTGCCGCTGTCGCTGGGCATCTCCGGAGCCAACATGCACGACAGCCAGGCCCTGGAACCGCTTGTGCGCGGCATCCCGCCCATTCGCTCCCGCCGCGGACCTCGGCGCAGACTCCCGGCGAAACTGCATGCCGACAAGGACTATGACTACAAGCACCTGCGACGATGGCTCCGCAGCCGCGGCATACCCCACCGCATCGCCCGCAAGGGCATCGAGCCCTCGCAGCGGCTCGGCCGTCATCGATGGGTCGTTGAACGTACGGTTTCCTGGCTTGGCGGATGCCGTCGCCTACACCGCCGCTATGAACGCAAGCCCGAGCACTTCCTTGCCTTCGTCGGCATAGCCGCCGCTCTCATCTGCCACCGGCGCCTCACCACATAA
- a CDS encoding acyl-CoA carboxylase subunit beta, translating into MTVLNDVAQVSARLSGGRGCVAELRGIRARALAGPGGEATAAQHARGKLTARERIGLLLDPESFCEVGQLRRHRATGFGLEAKRPYTDGVVTGWGTVEGRTVFVYAHDFRIFGGALGEAHAAKIHKIMDMAIAAGAPLVSLNDGAGARIQEGVCALAGYGGIFQRNTRASGVIPQISVMLGPCAGGAAYSPALTDFVFMVRDTSQMFITGPDVVRAVTGEEVTHNGLGGAGVHAETSGVCHFAYDDEETCLAEVRYLLSLLPPNNRQFPPRVRCADPHTRRSKVLADLVPADGSRPYDMARVVEELVDDGEYLEVHERWARNIICALARLDGQVVGIVANQPQVLAGVLDIGASEKAARFVQMCDAFNIALITLLDVPGFLPGVDQEHGGIIRHGAKLLYAYCNASVPRISLVLRKAYGGAYIVMDSQSIGADLTYAWPANEIAVMGAEGAADVVFRRQIADAEDPEAMRARMVKEYRAELMHPYYAAERGLVDDVIDPAETREVLVRSLAMLQAKNADLPSRKHGNPPQ; encoded by the coding sequence GTGACAGTCCTCAATGACGTCGCTCAGGTGTCCGCGCGTCTGTCGGGCGGCCGCGGGTGCGTGGCCGAACTGCGCGGGATCCGGGCGCGGGCGCTGGCCGGGCCGGGTGGGGAGGCGACGGCGGCGCAGCATGCCAGGGGCAAGCTGACGGCGCGGGAGCGTATCGGGCTGCTGTTGGACCCGGAGTCCTTTTGTGAGGTCGGGCAGCTGCGCCGGCACCGGGCCACCGGGTTCGGCCTGGAGGCCAAAAGGCCGTACACCGACGGTGTCGTCACCGGCTGGGGCACGGTGGAGGGCCGTACGGTCTTCGTCTACGCGCACGACTTCCGGATCTTCGGCGGGGCGCTGGGCGAGGCCCACGCCGCGAAGATCCACAAGATCATGGATATGGCCATCGCGGCGGGTGCGCCGCTGGTCTCCCTCAACGACGGTGCCGGCGCGCGGATCCAGGAGGGTGTCTGCGCGCTGGCCGGGTACGGCGGCATCTTCCAGCGCAACACCCGGGCGTCCGGGGTCATCCCGCAGATCAGCGTGATGCTCGGCCCGTGCGCGGGCGGCGCCGCCTACAGTCCCGCCCTCACGGACTTCGTGTTCATGGTCCGCGACACCTCGCAGATGTTCATCACCGGCCCGGACGTGGTCAGGGCCGTCACCGGCGAGGAGGTCACCCACAACGGCCTCGGCGGCGCCGGCGTGCACGCCGAGACGTCCGGCGTCTGCCACTTCGCCTACGACGACGAGGAGACCTGCCTCGCCGAGGTCCGCTACCTCCTGTCCCTCCTCCCGCCGAACAACCGGCAGTTCCCGCCGCGCGTGCGGTGTGCCGATCCGCACACCCGCCGTTCGAAGGTGCTGGCGGACCTGGTGCCGGCGGACGGCAGCCGCCCCTACGACATGGCCAGGGTCGTCGAGGAACTCGTCGACGACGGCGAGTACCTGGAGGTCCACGAGCGCTGGGCGCGCAACATCATCTGCGCCCTGGCCCGGCTGGACGGCCAGGTCGTCGGCATCGTCGCCAACCAGCCGCAGGTCCTGGCCGGTGTCCTGGACATCGGGGCCAGCGAGAAGGCCGCACGGTTCGTCCAGATGTGCGACGCCTTCAACATCGCGCTCATCACCCTCCTGGACGTACCCGGGTTCCTGCCGGGTGTGGACCAGGAGCACGGCGGGATCATCCGCCACGGCGCCAAGCTGCTCTACGCCTACTGCAACGCGAGCGTGCCCCGGATCTCGCTCGTCCTGCGCAAGGCGTACGGGGGCGCCTACATCGTCATGGACAGCCAGTCCATCGGCGCCGACCTCACCTACGCCTGGCCCGCCAACGAGATCGCCGTGATGGGCGCCGAGGGCGCGGCCGACGTCGTCTTCCGCCGTCAGATCGCCGACGCCGAGGACCCCGAAGCCATGCGGGCGCGCATGGTCAAGGAGTACAGGGCCGAGCTGATGCACCCCTACTACGCGGCCGAGCGCGGTCTGGTCGACGACGTCATCGACCCCGCCGAGACCCGCGAGGTGCTCGTCAGATCCCTGGCGATGCTCCAGGCCAAGAACGCCGACCTGCCCTCCCGCAAGCACGGCAACCCGCCGCAGTAA
- a CDS encoding aldo/keto reductase, with translation MQHRNLGSQGLRVSALGLGTMGMSMAYGASNDDESIATIRRAHELGIDFFDTAELYGAGTGSNETLLGKAVRDFRDEVVLATKFGFDMTTQPLGSGFNSRPENIRKVAENSLRYLQSDHIDLFYQHISDPAIPVEEVAGVVGDLITEGKVKYFGLSNVGPQYIRRAHAVTPLSVLQYEYSLFEREVEEEILPVLRELGIGLVPYSPLGRGFLTGAVTPASEYPADDMRRWDERWQGENYTYNLRATEQLKELAAAKGITTAQLALAWLLAQGQDVVPIPGTRSAKRLEENAGADSVQLTDADMAHITEMLPHGSAGSRYPAATLSSFTTD, from the coding sequence ATGCAGCACCGCAATCTGGGCTCTCAGGGTCTGCGCGTCTCGGCGCTCGGCCTGGGGACCATGGGCATGTCCATGGCCTACGGCGCCTCGAACGACGACGAGAGCATCGCGACCATCCGCCGCGCCCACGAACTCGGCATCGACTTCTTCGACACCGCCGAGCTGTACGGCGCCGGTACCGGCAGCAACGAAACCCTCCTGGGCAAGGCGGTCCGCGACTTCCGCGACGAGGTGGTCCTCGCCACCAAGTTCGGCTTCGACATGACGACCCAGCCGCTGGGCTCCGGCTTCAACAGCCGCCCCGAGAACATCCGCAAGGTCGCCGAGAACAGCCTGCGCTACCTGCAGAGCGACCACATCGACCTCTTCTACCAGCACATCTCCGACCCCGCCATTCCGGTCGAGGAGGTCGCAGGCGTGGTCGGCGATCTGATCACCGAAGGCAAGGTGAAGTACTTCGGCCTGAGCAACGTCGGCCCCCAGTACATCCGACGCGCCCACGCCGTTACCCCGCTCTCGGTGCTCCAGTACGAGTACTCGCTCTTCGAGCGGGAGGTGGAGGAGGAGATCCTTCCCGTCCTGCGGGAGCTCGGCATCGGCTTGGTGCCCTACTCCCCGCTCGGCCGCGGTTTCCTGACCGGGGCGGTCACGCCCGCGAGTGAATACCCCGCGGACGACATGCGCAGGTGGGACGAGCGCTGGCAGGGCGAGAACTACACTTACAACCTCCGCGCCACCGAACAGCTCAAGGAACTCGCCGCGGCCAAGGGCATCACCACTGCCCAACTCGCGCTGGCCTGGCTCCTCGCCCAGGGTCAGGACGTCGTGCCCATCCCCGGCACCCGCAGTGCCAAGCGTCTCGAGGAGAACGCCGGCGCGGACAGCGTCCAGCTCACTGACGCCGACATGGCCCACATCACCGAGATGCTCCCCCACGGCTCGGCGGGCAGCCGATACCCGGCCGCGACACTGTCCAGCTTCACCACCGACTGA
- a CDS encoding NAD(P)H-binding protein, with translation MILVTGATGTVGGEVLRRLPAHLAVRVMARDPSRVARPGCRAEVVAGDYGDPCSLGRAVEGVGRALVLTSRVGGDDDARFVDAARAAGVRHLVKVSAAAVADSGADDVLTRWQRRNEDLLLGSGLRWTVLRPRSFMSNTLSWAVSIAGEQVVRGLYGTSLNACVDPRDVAAAAVCALTEDGHEGRIHTLTGPEPISAVEQTAQLGRLLGRPLRFEELSPRRARVLLRERYPEPVVEALLAGAERQRAGAKAGVEDTVGRLTGRAARSFRTWAGDHLGAFGAVPGAAGAGR, from the coding sequence GTGATTCTCGTGACAGGCGCCACCGGGACCGTCGGGGGGGAGGTCCTGCGCCGGCTGCCCGCGCATCTCGCGGTGCGTGTCATGGCCAGGGACCCCTCGCGGGTGGCGCGTCCGGGTTGCCGGGCCGAGGTGGTGGCCGGTGACTATGGCGATCCGTGCTCGCTGGGGCGCGCTGTCGAGGGGGTGGGCCGCGCGCTGGTCCTCACCAGCCGTGTCGGCGGTGACGACGACGCGCGCTTCGTGGATGCCGCGCGTGCGGCGGGGGTGCGGCATCTGGTCAAGGTGTCCGCGGCGGCCGTCGCGGACAGCGGGGCGGACGATGTCCTCACCCGCTGGCAGCGCAGGAACGAGGACCTGTTGCTGGGTTCCGGTCTGCGGTGGACCGTGCTGCGCCCGCGGTCCTTCATGTCCAACACGCTGTCCTGGGCGGTGTCCATCGCCGGTGAGCAGGTGGTGCGGGGTCTGTACGGCACCTCGCTCAACGCGTGCGTCGACCCGCGCGACGTCGCCGCCGCAGCCGTGTGCGCGCTGACCGAGGACGGGCACGAGGGGCGGATCCATACGCTGACCGGACCGGAGCCGATCAGCGCGGTCGAGCAGACGGCGCAGCTCGGCCGGCTGCTGGGCCGCCCGCTGCGCTTCGAGGAGTTGTCCCCCCGCCGGGCGCGTGTCCTGCTGCGCGAGCGGTATCCCGAGCCGGTCGTCGAGGCGTTGCTGGCCGGTGCGGAACGCCAGCGGGCCGGAGCCAAGGCGGGAGTCGAGGACACGGTCGGGCGGCTGACCGGGCGCGCGGCCCGGTCCTTTCGCACGTGGGCCGGGGATCACCTCGGGGCGTTCGGTGCCGTGCCGGGTGCGGCGGGGGCGGGGCGGTGA